The Coleofasciculus chthonoplastes PCC 7420 genome contains the following window.
TCCTGCCAAGTCGCCCAAGCGCCTTCATACATACGGACTTTCAGCACATTAGCACCATCCAAAAATCCCACCTTAAATCCCTGGCTAGCGGCATACCGGGCTAGAGTCACATCATCACAAAATGAACCCTTGGCACTGTTATACCCATCGAGTTGGCTTAAAACCTGTCGGCGACACAAAAAACACTGCCCATTTGCCATCACCCTTTCAGGGGGATTGCTGGTAATCCCAGTCGGACCAAATCGATAGACTAACGTCATCAGCAGCGCTGGTTGTAGCCACCATTCCCCCGGATACTTGAGAATAAATCGCGGTGACAGAGACACCAGGTCAAACCCTGAAGTTTCAGCAATATCAATTAACCCCGCCACCAATCCAGGTTGCGGTTGGGTATCCGCATCAACGCCCAAAATCCACTGACTATCGGGACAACTGTACAAATAGCCCTGATGCAACGCCCAAGGGCGTCCCACCCAATCCGGTGGCAATGGATCATCAGTCATCAGCCGGAATCGCGGATCTTTGATTTGGGCATCTTTGACTAACTCCCGTGTGCCATCGGTAGAGTGACTATCCACTACAATAATTTCGCGTACTTCGTAACTCTGCTGACTTAATCCCATCAGACAAGGATTGAGGCGTTCTCGTTCATTGAGAGTCGGAACCACAACACTAACTACCCCCACCTGATCGGGGGTAGGGGACTTGGCTTCTACGGGAGGACGACGTCCTGGACCTTTCAGCAGGCGCGAGAGCAGGATTAAAGTAGCAGGGATTTGGATCAGTAATAGGATTAGGGCAATTATCATTCTAAGCGGGCATGGGGAGTTATTAGTTATCAGTTATCGGGAGCAGGGGAAGATGGGGCAGCTGGGGGAAATTGTGTAGAGGCGGGTTTCACTACTATCTTTTCGGTTGCACCCAGATGTAACTAAACCCGCCCTGACTTTACGTAGCTTGCTTCTCGACGAATGACAAATGACAAATTACTTAATAGACGCTACAGGCACTTTCGCCTCTGGAGTGCGATCGCGTTGTCCTTGTTCGAGGGTGTTAGATGTGGGTGTCACTGTTGCCATCCGCCACAATACCACGGCGGGAATAACGCCTAACACGATCCCTAAGCCAATCGGAACCCA
Protein-coding sequences here:
- the cruG gene encoding 2'-O-glycosyltransferase CruG; translation: MIIALILLLIQIPATLILLSRLLKGPGRRPPVEAKSPTPDQVGVVSVVVPTLNERERLNPCLMGLSQQSYEVREIIVVDSHSTDGTRELVKDAQIKDPRFRLMTDDPLPPDWVGRPWALHQGYLYSCPDSQWILGVDADTQPQPGLVAGLIDIAETSGFDLVSLSPRFILKYPGEWWLQPALLMTLVYRFGPTGITSNPPERVMANGQCFLCRRQVLSQLDGYNSAKGSFCDDVTLARYAASQGFKVGFLDGANVLKVRMYEGAWATWQEWGRSLDLKDASSPGQLWSDVWLLLSTQALPLPVSIAVLVSLSLGISSPVHLPILGLNLGLLVMRWALVGAIARSYDFTPSSSPAAWLFWLSPLADPLAVLRIFLSARQRPKQWRGRIYSG